In the genome of Ensifer sp. WSM1721, the window CGCCCGGCGTCGCCCCTGAAGTCTGGCTCGGATCGGCAGCGTTTGCCGCGGCGCGCGCGGGCGGCGATTGGCCGTAGATGCTTGAAGACGTGGCGTTGAGGGCGGTGCTCTGCATCGTCAGCCCCTGCTGCAGGGCTGTGGCGTCCTGCCCGGATCCCGCCGTTGGCCCCGCTGTCTGTTCGCTCGCCGAATCGGTCGCCGCGACTTGCTCGCCCGGCGCCTCACCTTCGGTTTCAGACGCCGCCGTTTGCGCTTCTGCGGTTGTCTGCTGCGATTGGGAAGAATTCAGAGCTTCGCCGTCGGCGACGGCCGACACGCAACCGGCCAATGCCAAGAGTGATACAGACAATGCTGCCGCACGTCCGACGGACAGGAACCCGTAGCCCGATTCCAGAAGTTGCAACGCCTTATCCCCGCTCTCCGTGCATGCCCCAGAGCTCTGCCAGGGCATGCCTTAAGTCCTCAGTCCCGAGACATGTTCACGGAACAGCAATAACTTTTTCTCGCGGTGAGCAAATGGCTCGCCACGGGAAGGTCAGGCAAAGTAAAGGGCTTCTCCCCGCAAGTGACGACGAAGCAGAGCCCCGTTTGAACGTCTGGCGCGGCAAGGTAACGAACACCACGTGATTTGTAAACCTGCACTAACCTATTTCAGCTTCGCAAAATAAATGCAAAGGCCCGGCACTTGGCCGGGCCTTAAGATCATTTACTGTGATTCTGATCCTGCCGCGCCGGCTTTTGGTGCCTGCGCCGCACGGCAAGGCCGACGGCACTGTTTGACCGTAGGCGTCCGTAATTGCGCGAAGCTTACCAGGTGCCGGCGTTGGCCATTGAGGCCCAGGGCTCGCGGGCAGGCAGATGCTCGCCTTTCTGCAGGATCTCGATGGAGATGCCGTCGGGCGAGCGAACGAAGGCCATATGGCCGTCGCGCGGCGGACGATTGATGGTGACGCCGTTGTCCATCAGGTGCTGGCAAAAGGCGTAGATATCATCGACCTCATAGGCGAGGTGGCCAAAATTGCGGCCGCCGGTATATTCTTCCGGGTCCCAATTATGGGTGAGTTCGAGGCAGGGAGATGATTCGCCCTTCGCGCGGGCGAGATCGCCCGGGGCGGCGAGAAACACGAGCGTGAAGCGGCCCTTTTCGTTTTCGTATCGACGGATCTCCTCGAGACCGAAAAGCTTGCAATAGAAGTGAAGAGCCTGGTCCAGGTCTTTGACGCGAACCATCGTATGCAGATAGCGCATTTGGATTGTCCCTGTTTTGCAGAAGATGGCGTATACTTAAGCCACAGCAAGCTAGAGGCAAGGCTGCGTCCCCATAAACGACCCCGGCCAAAATATGTCGAGGGACTTGCGCATGCGCGGCGGGACGATGTTATTCTGGTCCATAAGAATCAGTTAACCGTATCGAGAGTTGCGCGTAACGAGGGGCTGGGAGAATGGCGGACAGAACATCTTCGAAAGACGTCATCCAAAATGGCGACTTTGGCAACGACGCCCTTGATCTCATCGAAATTACCGGCGTCATCAAGTGGTTCGACGTAGCCAAGGGCTTCGGCTTCATCGTTCCGGACAACGGTATGCAGGACGTGCTCCTGCATGTGACCTGCCTCAGGCGCGATGGCTATCAGACGGTGTTGGAAGGTGCGCGCGTCGTCGCGCTTGTGCAAAAGCGGGACCGTGGCTACCAGGCTTTCCGCATCCTCTCGATGGACCAGTCGACCGCTGTCCATCCATCTCAGCTTCCGCCGGTGAGGACGCATGTCCAGGTCACGCCGACGAGCGGATTGGAAAGGGTGCTGGTGAAGTGGTTCAACCGCACCAAGGGGTTTGGCTTCCTGACGCGGGGTGAGGGCACCGAGGACATTTTCGTCCATATGGAAACCCTACGTCGCTTTGGCTTGACGGAGCTACGCCCCGGGCAAGTGGTGCTCTGCCGATTCGGCGACGGAGAGAAGGGATTGATGGCTGCGGAAATACATCCGGACGGCCCGACGCCCACCACTCGGTCGCACTGATGTCCGGGATCTTCGGAACTGTTGCAAGAAGCGCCGTGGCGGCGCTTTTTTTGTTCTTCGTCCTCGCAACTTCGGTCGCGGCTGAGGTTTCCTTTGCGAAAGACAAGCTCAGGCTGATCACCGCGGATGGGCGGGCACATGATCTCACCGTCGAGCTCGCGATCGACCCGGATCAGCGCGAGCAGGGCCTGATGTATCGCCGCCAGATGGCGGCCGAACACGGCATGCTGTTCGATTTCGGCGAGACCCGACGGGTGATAATGTGGATGAAGAACACCTATCTGCCGCTGGACATGCTCTTCATCGCGGAAGACGGCACGGTTCGAACCATCCACGAGAACGCCGTCCCCCTCTCAGAGGCGATCATCGATTCGAGGGAGCCGGTGGCTTTCGTGCTGGAGCTCAATGCCGGCACGGTGAAACGGCTCGGCATAAGACCCGGCGACCGGGTGAGGGGCAGCGGCATACCGGCTGCCGATGGGGCGCAATGAGCGCCCGCGTCGGCTGATACTTGCCGAAATTTGATGTTGCAGGTGAGGGACGAAGCGTGTATTTCCGCCCTCGTTGGTACGGAGTGTAGCGCAGTCTGGTAGCGCATCTGGTTTGGGACCAGAGGGTCGGGAGTTCGAATCTCTCCACTCCGACCACTTAACCCCTCGAAAATCATTCACATTTTTTACGTTGCCCGCTGACGCGCCGTCGTGTCTTGTGGGAGCACTGAGAGTGCATTGTGGCTGCAGCAAGCCGCGAGCGGATGCGTCGCCTGGTCCACGAAGGCAGGGGCTTGAAAAAGCGGTATTTTCCTGTCGGAAGTCATTCCGTTTTAATTCATTCTGCGCTAAGGGAAGACGGATGACGGGGCGGGAAACTGCGCCCGCGACCGCATGATTCCCTAGGTCTGCATTGACCGGGGGGAGATTTGCGCACGAATTCAAGGCGCTGAGGTGGATAAACGGGAGCCGTTCGAAACAATGTCCGCGAAGATCTATCGTCCCGCAAAGACAGCCATGCAGTCCGGCAAGGCCAAGACGCATCTGTGGGTGCTGGAGTTCGATCCGGAAAAGCCGCGCACGATTGACCCGCTCATGGGATACACGAGCTCCGGCGACACGCGGCAGCAGTTGCGGCTGACCTTCGAAAGCGCAGAGCAGGCGATCGCCTATGCCGAGCGCAACGGAATCGAATACCGCGTGATCGCGCCGAAGGACCCGACGCGCAAGAATGTGTCCTATTCGGACAATTTCCGTTTCAACCGGATGCAGCCCTGGACCCATTGAGGTTCATGGCCGCCCGGTCAAGGGCAACTGCCCGACGGCCCCTTAGCTCAGCTGGATAGAGCACCTGCCTTCTAAGCAGGTTGTCGCAGGTTCGAGTCCTGCAGGGGTCGCCAACCGCTTTCTAAATGGTTGATCTTGAACGTTAATTTCGTCCAAATGCTCATCAAGTGCGGAGTGAGGGGTTAGGATGTTCACGAAGGCGTCACCATCACTAGCATCCCTGACAGAGAAGAAGGTAAATCCAGACGGGTGCATACGATCTAATCGGGGGCTCGTCTGGGGGGCTACTGCATGTTTCCTTAAATCGTACCCGATTTAAGGACAAAAACATGCAGCAATTCAAAGTGCTACAGCGTCCTTTGTGCGTCTGAAAAGACGCACGGCGCTGTAGTGCTGGTCTTTTGTCAGGAGCATCCGCCCCTCGATCGATCGCCAGGATGCTCATCACGATAGCGACGAGGACGAGAATAAGCGCCAGAAAAGCGATGCCTGCTTTATCCATCCCTCATCTTGGTGAGGCGAATGTGAGCAAATCGAGGCATCGGCGCCTCATAAAAAGGGGGGAACGCTTGTTCCTCATCCAATTGGGTTAGCCGGAGCTGGTTGGGCACGTTTCATCCTCAGAACGTTCCGCACCCGTTCGAAGATACTTCAAATTTCCTGAATATAGCCTAGCCCAATCTGGGTATGTCCGGGATCACCCGCCACAGTAACGCTTCTTGGACAGATTGCTCTTACCGACGCGAATAGTTCTCGCCACAACAGCGGGGTTCTGTTTCGGAAGCCTGCCCCCGCTCAGGCGCTCCAGGTCCGCCACGGCCTTCTGCCAGTGCGCGCCAAAAGCAGCCGTCCGATCAGGTCGCAGCCATCGGTAGGGAAAGAGTAGACAAGCACGCCAATTCCGAAGCTCTTTTCTTGCCAACGCAGTTCGAAACCAAGACGCAGGCGCCATTCCTTACTCCTTCTTCGCCGGGTTTCGCCGCTCGATTAGCTGCTGAAAAATGTCGGCCTGCCTCTCGGCCGCTGAGCGAATGGCCGCGAGGTGATCGAGCATCGAGCCGAAAGCGACGAGGATGAGGCCTCCGGCGATTGCGGGGAAGGCCCATGGGAGGATTGCAACAAGGGTGTTCATGTCGAGCGAAGGGATCAGTGTCATTGCCAGCAGAACGAGTGTGCCGATAACGATGACGCCGCCTAGAAACTCCAAAAATTTGCCCATCCTTCCTCCCAGATATACCGTCACAGCGTTTTGAATGCGGGTCTCTCTTTGTGCCTGCGCCTGTCCTTTCAGGGTGTTTGGGCGCGGAGGCTGTGTCTACCTCCAAAAAAACCCCGGGCGCTGCCGGGGCTGTGATCGCGACGACGGTGGCAATCAGAACTTCACGCCGACCCCGACGGTGAACTGGTGCTGGTCGAGATCGACATTGACGCCGCCGACATCCTTGTCGCTGAAATCATTGTAGCGGTATTCGGCGCGGCCGAAGACATTGTCGGAGAAGCCGTAATCGACGCCGCCACCGATGGTCCAGCCGTTGAAGGTCTCCTTTTCCTTCGGCGCGCCGGCGACGTCGACGAAACCGCGCGTCACGGCCCAGCCGCCGGTCCCGTAGAGCAGCGCTCTGTCGGTCAGCGTATAGCCGACGCGTCCGCGGACCGATCCGGAGACGTCCGTACCGACTTCGGTATTCGCGCCGAACACCGTGAAGCTGTTGTCGTTCCAGTTGTAGCTGACATCGCCCTCGATGCCGACGACCCAATCGCCCATCTGGTAATTGTAGCCGGCGAAGGCACCGAGTAGGCCTCCATTGAAGTCCTCGGAGGCGCTGTCGCCAGGAACGCTGAGGTCACTGTTCAGCCAGGCGCCGCCGCCCTGAAGGCCGACGTAGCCACCCGTCCAGACGAAGCCCGGCATCGTCTCAACAACGGGCGCGGGCTTCGGTGCTTGCGTCAAGTCCGCCGCATGGGCGGCCGCCCCGACCATCACGCCGAAGATTGCAACAAGCACGTTTCTGATCATCACAGATGCCTCCTGTTGTGCCTCGGAGAGTAGCAACATATCGGTGGCGAGTCTGCGAAAAACAACGCCCGCCGAATCACCCACTTTTTACAAAAACGAAAAAAGGGCCAGCGGTTTGGCTCCCGCCGGCCCATTCCGAATAAGCGGAAAGGGGAACATCTCCTAAGCGGGGCCGTAGACGCCGCGCCGCGGAGATCGATTGCCCATCGATAATGCCTGAACGGTTGCCGGCGAATTGACAAGTTGCGCAGAAAATTTGACGTTGTGCGCATGAAGACACCTGTGAAAGGACGATCTTCGATTGAGGTGGTGGTGGTCGTTCTGCCGGAATCGTCGATCATGTCGCTCGCCTCTGTCCTTGATCCGATGCGTGCCACAAATCGGGTGGCGGGCCGCGAGGTCTTCCGCTGGCGGCTGCTGTCGGGCGATGGCCAGGCCGTCATGCTGACCTGTGGCGTTCCGATCGCTGTTAACGGCCGCTTTTCTTTGCCGCTCGGCGGCGACCTCCTTCTCGTCATCGGCGGCTTCAACCTGCAGAGGCATGCGGGCAAACGTTTTCTTGCCACACTGCAGGAATGCGCCCGGCACTTCGACGTCGTCGCGGGCATCGAATCGGGTTGCTGGTTGCTCGGGCGCTCCGGCCTGCTCAATGGCCGGAAGGCCACCGCCCATTGGGAAGAACTCGAGGATTTCGCCCGAGCCTTTCCGGAGCTGGAGGTCATTGGCGACCGCTTCGTAACCGACGGCAAATATTGGACCTCCGGCGGCGCGTCGCCCACCTTCGACATGATGCTGCATCTGATCACCGAGAGCCTAGGCCCGGCACTCGCCCTCGATGTCGCCAGCATCTTCGTCTACGACCAGATGCACAGCCCCACGGATATCCAGCCATTCGTTTCGCTTGGGCGCATAGAGGCGCGCGACCCGGAGCTTGCCGCAGCCATAAGGCTCATGGAACGCACGCTGGAGCGGCCGATGACGGTCACGGCGGTGGCGCGCCGGCTGTCGATCTCGCAGCGGAAACTCGAGACGCTCTTTGCAAAGGGGCTTTCTACCAGTCCCGGTGCCTATTATTTGCGACTGAGATTGCAGGTCGCCCATCGACTCGTTCGCGATTCCGGTATTCCCATACGCGATATTGCATTGCGCTGCGGCTTCGACAGCCTTTCTGCATTCTCGCGAGCCTATCGGCGCGAATATCAAGCAAGCCCGTTGAAGATGCGAAGCGCCAACCGTGCAGGCGTCGCGACGGAGGGCGGCGAACGGTTATCGTGAGGCGCCTTTTAATCGCTCACTTTTGCGCATGCGGTCCGCCGGAACCGGCCATGGCGCAGGCCTCTTCGAATTCCCTGACGGTTTCGGCGCTATTGTCTTCCGGGAGAACCGCATCGGCCACTTCGGCCACGTCGGCAGAAGCTGCGGCGTCGCCCTCGTAGACATAGGACTGGATGTAATAGGCCAGCTCCCCCTTCCAGACGTTCCGTCCGTCGATCTGGCGGCAGGCGACAGCCGTCTCGAAATCGGTCTGCAGATCTTCGACGGACGCGGAAGTGGACACGGTGTTCGAAGGTGCCACGAGCGAGGCGATCAACAAAGCGGCGAACATGGCGGTGATCCTCCGGAATCGAACCGAAAAGGAAACGGCCGGGAAGTTTCCTGGTTCCCGTTCGATAGAGAACGAATCTGATTCGGACGGAAGAGGGATTCGCGGCGTACCGAGTTTTTACCGCCGGCCGATGTGTATGCGCCACACCCCTTAGCCTTGCTGCGGCGGACCTCCGTTTCCGGAGCGAGAGAATAGGGGCTCCCTCCAAAGGGGAGCCCGCGAGGACCCTACTGCACGACCTGTACGACCGTGTAGGTCTTCGGATCGACGATCACGCGCTGGTGATTAACCACGGCATATGCATAGGCCGGATTCTCCGGGATCGGCGTCAAGACGATCTCGCGCGGCAACGGTCGACCGACTGCGATTGGCTGCTGGATGGTCACGGTGTCCGTCGGAACCGGCTGCTGCCGCACATATGTAACCACCTGCTGCGGCGGGGGCGCGATAACGGCACCGGCCACCAGACCAACAGCGCCACCTACGGCAGCTCCAACGGGCCCACCGATAATTGCGCCAGTAACAGCTCCGCCTGCGGCGCCAGTGACCGCAGCTCTGTTGGTGTCGTTCGCAATAGCGGGCGCGGCAAACATGCCTGTCGCGATCGCGGAAACAAGAAGAATCTTGGAATTCATTTGTCCTACTCCCTTTCTGTACAGGGAAACAACGACGCCTTGCCTCTATTTGTTCCTTGGAGTTACTGTTCTATGCGAGTGAATGTTTGGTAATAAAGATATACGACCTGAAATAATCTGTGAACCGGTTCGGTGGCCGCCATGTCGTCATTGCTGCGCCGTCAGCGCCCTTAGGGCACCTGGTGAACTTCCGCAGCCGTCTCGATATGTTCAACGCCTGGCTCGATCCCTTCGATTATCTTCCGAGTCTCCCGCAATTGCGGCGGGCTGTCATAACCTCTCTCTGGATTAGGCTCAGGACCGGCAGCGATCAGCAAGATGATTTATTTTACAAGCGACACGCATTTTGGCGACCCGCGGGTGCTTCGCATCGATCGCCGGCCTTTCTCCAATATGGCCGAACACGATGCCGCCCTGATCTCCAACTGGAACGAAACGGTGTCGCCGGAAGACGATGTTTGGCATCTGGGCGATTTCGCCTCGAAGAGAATAGGTTCCGCGGAGGATCTGCTCTCGCGGCTAAACGGCAGGAAGCATCTGATCGTGGGCAACAACGACCCGGTCGATACGGTCAACGCGAGCGGCTGGCAAAGCACCCAGCACTACGCGGAACTGACAGTCGACGGGCAATTGCTCATCCTCTGTCATTATCCGTTCCGCACCTGGAACCAGATGGGCAAGAAGTCGATCAATCTGCACGGCCACTCCCATGGCAGATTGAAGCCGCTGCCGCGGCAGTTCGACGTCGGCGTCGATGCCAGAGACCTTCGGCCGGTCACATTGGCTGATCTTCTTCCGAAGATGCGTTTGAGGTCATAGCTTCTGCTATGCCGATCAAGGCACGCAGGATGATAGAGAACGCGGCCCGCGATGGGGCGCGCAGCTGTTCATCGGCAGTTCAGATTCAATGGCTTAGTCTGATAGGAGTGAGGAGGATTCCACAATGAATAAGCTCTTCTTCGCCCTTCCAGCCGTAGTGTTGGCTGCGTCTTTCGCCTTACCGCTAAACGCGGCGCCGATCTTTGTGCCTAAGCCGGAGCATGCGCAGGCTGGCGCTGTCGAAGAGGTCAGGCACTGGCGCCATCGCCATTGGCGCGCGGATCGTCACTGGAACAGACGGTACGCACGGCGTTCCTGCCATTATTACGGTCGCTGCTATCCTCGCCATTACGGGTACTACGGCTACCGTGACTATTACCGCTATCATCGGCGGCCAGGGGTCACCATCTATTTTAACTTCTGAGCCGGTTGGCGTGAACTTCACCGGGTGGCGCCGCCTAGTCCGCCGCTGGCGGTGAAATCCTTGCGTGTGTTGACGCAAGGACAGGCGCGCATCGCTCTGATATTCTGGCGCATCTATCGGGAGGTGCGCCATGCCAAATCCCAATGCGATAGTTTCCACCCGCATTGATTTCGATCCGCCGCTCGACCGGCCCGCTGAAGAGCTGCTGCGCGCGGGGCTTTGGGTCGAACTCGAAGGCGGGCGCCGCGCCCGGCTTGACCCGAGCGATCCCCGATCGAGCGGCTTTGTGCAGGTGCTTGACGGGCTCTCCAGGCTCAAGGCGCCGGTCTATCTGGAGATTGATCCTAACACCGCGGCGATCACACGGCTGCTGATCCCGCACGTGACGCGCCCGATGAGCATGCGTCCGAGCGACCAGGGCTATGAGACCATGCTCGAGAGGTCGCACGCACGCCATGTCCTGAGGCGCGACAATCCCGATTTCGCGACGCTCGAGCCGTTGCTGCGAACCGCGCTCGACACGGGGCAGTTGCTCATCATCACTGAGGATGATGCGCACAACATCATCGACGTTCGTGGTTACACGCCCGGCCCCGATGAGGCGCCGCTGCCGCCGTGGCCCAAACCCGATCTGCAGCCTTTCGAATGGCCGTGGTGGAAGCGTCTGCTCGACTGGATCTGGCGCTGGCCGATCTGGCCCTGGTGGTGGTTTCGCTGCGTTTCGAAAGCGACTGCCCGGCAGATTTTCGATGCGATGAGCGCGACAACTTGCCCGCCGCTCACCGTTCCAGTCCCCTGCATCCCTTTTCTCTATCCTGATGACGGCTGCTGGGCCCGCGCGCACGAAATGTGCCGGCTGATGATCAACATGGGCCGCAAGCCGCGCAAGGTGTGGATACAGGGT includes:
- a CDS encoding DUF192 domain-containing protein, with the translated sequence MSGIFGTVARSAVAALFLFFVLATSVAAEVSFAKDKLRLITADGRAHDLTVELAIDPDQREQGLMYRRQMAAEHGMLFDFGETRRVIMWMKNTYLPLDMLFIAEDGTVRTIHENAVPLSEAIIDSREPVAFVLELNAGTVKRLGIRPGDRVRGSGIPAADGAQ
- a CDS encoding cold-shock protein, which produces MADRTSSKDVIQNGDFGNDALDLIEITGVIKWFDVAKGFGFIVPDNGMQDVLLHVTCLRRDGYQTVLEGARVVALVQKRDRGYQAFRILSMDQSTAVHPSQLPPVRTHVQVTPTSGLERVLVKWFNRTKGFGFLTRGEGTEDIFVHMETLRRFGLTELRPGQVVLCRFGDGEKGLMAAEIHPDGPTPTTRSH
- a CDS encoding GlxA family transcriptional regulator, which produces MKTPVKGRSSIEVVVVVLPESSIMSLASVLDPMRATNRVAGREVFRWRLLSGDGQAVMLTCGVPIAVNGRFSLPLGGDLLLVIGGFNLQRHAGKRFLATLQECARHFDVVAGIESGCWLLGRSGLLNGRKATAHWEELEDFARAFPELEVIGDRFVTDGKYWTSGGASPTFDMMLHLITESLGPALALDVASIFVYDQMHSPTDIQPFVSLGRIEARDPELAAAIRLMERTLERPMTVTAVARRLSISQRKLETLFAKGLSTSPGAYYLRLRLQVAHRLVRDSGIPIRDIALRCGFDSLSAFSRAYRREYQASPLKMRSANRAGVATEGGERLS
- a CDS encoding VOC family protein, producing the protein MRYLHTMVRVKDLDQALHFYCKLFGLEEIRRYENEKGRFTLVFLAAPGDLARAKGESSPCLELTHNWDPEEYTGGRNFGHLAYEVDDIYAFCQHLMDNGVTINRPPRDGHMAFVRSPDGISIEILQKGEHLPAREPWASMANAGTW
- a CDS encoding metallophosphoesterase family protein; this encodes MIYFTSDTHFGDPRVLRIDRRPFSNMAEHDAALISNWNETVSPEDDVWHLGDFASKRIGSAEDLLSRLNGRKHLIVGNNDPVDTVNASGWQSTQHYAELTVDGQLLILCHYPFRTWNQMGKKSINLHGHSHGRLKPLPRQFDVGVDARDLRPVTLADLLPKMRLRS
- a CDS encoding outer membrane protein; this encodes MIRNVLVAIFGVMVGAAAHAADLTQAPKPAPVVETMPGFVWTGGYVGLQGGGAWLNSDLSVPGDSASEDFNGGLLGAFAGYNYQMGDWVVGIEGDVSYNWNDNSFTVFGANTEVGTDVSGSVRGRVGYTLTDRALLYGTGGWAVTRGFVDVAGAPKEKETFNGWTIGGGVDYGFSDNVFGRAEYRYNDFSDKDVGGVNVDLDQHQFTVGVGVKF
- a CDS encoding DUF1236 domain-containing protein yields the protein MNSKILLVSAIATGMFAAPAIANDTNRAAVTGAAGGAVTGAIIGGPVGAAVGGAVGLVAGAVIAPPPQQVVTYVRQQPVPTDTVTIQQPIAVGRPLPREIVLTPIPENPAYAYAVVNHQRVIVDPKTYTVVQVVQ
- a CDS encoding protein-glutamine glutaminase family protein yields the protein MPNPNAIVSTRIDFDPPLDRPAEELLRAGLWVELEGGRRARLDPSDPRSSGFVQVLDGLSRLKAPVYLEIDPNTAAITRLLIPHVTRPMSMRPSDQGYETMLERSHARHVLRRDNPDFATLEPLLRTALDTGQLLIITEDDAHNIIDVRGYTPGPDEAPLPPWPKPDLQPFEWPWWKRLLDWIWRWPIWPWWWFRCVSKATARQIFDAMSATTCPPLTVPVPCIPFLYPDDGCWARAHEMCRLMINMGRKPRKVWIQGSLHVATKNHPNCFVNWGWHVAPTLCVRRGWFWTQQMVIDPSLFSTPVPQATWKGVQGDPNATLTPSDASIFHLWSNETDPTYVKTNQVLAFYRLQLQSRAIQHGPPPYAHCP
- a CDS encoding ETC complex I subunit, whose translation is MSAKIYRPAKTAMQSGKAKTHLWVLEFDPEKPRTIDPLMGYTSSGDTRQQLRLTFESAEQAIAYAERNGIEYRVIAPKDPTRKNVSYSDNFRFNRMQPWTH